The Sediminispirochaeta smaragdinae DSM 11293 genome has a segment encoding these proteins:
- the mreC gene encoding rod shape-determining protein MreC, which produces MMKKPKEFISSHAAGCLLAVSIFICLVGMGFETKNRFTNPVGLVRGSAAAVQYLFASVGNFFSGTVNSIGELRDLRKDYRALQNQVEHYQIIQRDLDSLRAENDRLRDQLSFSGELSYRHVPARVIAMDPGTLFHGMTVDKGMSSGVAVDMPVIAYQDGRQGLVGKVISATSRTAMILPIFDHECFVAARFSAGRYEGLVGGDGKKGGAIFMRYVKKRAKEEIRYGDLVVTSGLRSIYPASIPIGRVVGIESPEWQPSLIIEIEPAIDFSRLEYVFILKQEPNQ; this is translated from the coding sequence ATGATGAAAAAGCCAAAAGAGTTTATCTCATCGCATGCGGCAGGGTGTCTGCTGGCTGTTTCTATTTTTATCTGCCTCGTCGGAATGGGATTTGAAACGAAGAATCGTTTTACAAATCCGGTGGGTCTTGTCAGGGGCTCGGCAGCCGCGGTCCAATATCTATTTGCCTCCGTAGGCAACTTTTTTTCCGGCACCGTCAACTCCATCGGTGAACTACGTGATTTGCGAAAAGATTACCGTGCCTTGCAAAATCAGGTTGAACACTATCAGATTATCCAACGGGACCTCGACTCTCTTCGAGCGGAAAATGATCGCTTACGCGATCAATTAAGCTTTTCGGGAGAACTATCCTATCGGCACGTACCGGCTCGGGTTATTGCAATGGATCCCGGAACCCTTTTTCACGGAATGACCGTCGATAAGGGCATGAGCAGCGGTGTCGCCGTTGATATGCCAGTGATTGCCTATCAGGATGGCCGCCAAGGGCTGGTCGGAAAGGTTATTTCGGCCACGTCAAGGACAGCGATGATCCTTCCCATTTTCGATCACGAATGCTTTGTCGCCGCCCGTTTTTCAGCCGGACGTTATGAAGGTTTGGTCGGTGGTGATGGTAAAAAGGGTGGAGCTATTTTTATGCGCTATGTTAAGAAACGCGCAAAAGAGGAAATTCGTTATGGCGATCTGGTGGTGACCAGCGGTTTGCGTTCTATCTATCCTGCCTCAATACCCATCGGAAGAGTAGTGGGGATTGAATCTCCCGAATGGCAGCCCTCCTTGATTATTGAGATTGAGCCGGCTATCGATTTCTCACGACTTGAATATGTTTTTATTCTGAAGCAGGAGCCCAATCAGTGA